The DNA region CTTTTCCATCAACATATATTTTTGCTGTCTTTTCTTCTCTGTTAACCTCTAAAAGTATGTGATGCCATTTACCATCATCTATTCTGCTTTCTGTATTTATCCTAAAATAATCATTCTGTCCATATCCAAGTTTTAAATTTATCCCTCCGTCCTTTAAATATACCGAATAACCTTTACCATCTTTCATCTTTTCTACAAGTCCTCCATCTTTCTTCTCTGCCTTTATAACCATCTCTATTACAAAACTGTTTCTATCCATATCCACTGTCTGTCTCTTACTGCCAGGATAAATAACTGTTGAATTTTTACCTATATCTCCATATTTAAAATCACCTGTATATACAAAAGAATAATCCTTTTTAATCTCACTATCAGGTAATATACAATAAACTTTTTCTCCATCAAATTCAAGTGCTCCTTCTACCCAGTTTTCAAGTATCCCTGCTTTATAATTTTCCTCTACTACATTCATACCTTTTAAGTTATTCCAAGGAACATATTGATACATATCTCTTTCCATATATTCATCACTGTAATAAAAATTCTCGCCAAATATAATTGATGGGTCTTTTCTATTTCTGTAAAAATTCCATTCCCCTACAACCTTATAAAGTGAATACGGAACAAAAAACTTAATACTGATACTTTTAGCATATTCCTTTATCATATCTTCAAGTTTTTCAGGTGGATTTTCCTTTACAACTCCTACTTCATTTCTTAATCCGTTTAACATAAGTAATTCTTTTGAAAATTCTTCTGGTTTTGATAAATATCTCTGACCACTTGCAAAATTTCCAAGTCCTCTTTTTGGATTATTTACATAAAGTATATTGTTTAAGTAAGCAATTGTATCATAACTATCCTGTTCAATTTTTGAAGAACCCGATGCTTGATGGTCAAAAACAACATCACTTATATCACATATGAAATTCCCGAGATACCATGCTCTCTGAACTCCATTCAATAGAGGTTGTTTTCTGAAAGCACATCCAAATTTATATGCAAAATTGTTAAAATATGCGTGAAGATATGAACCGACCTCCATATAGGCAGCAGCATTACATAAAGTACTTCCAAGTTGATTACTCTTTCCTATAGCAATATTATTGAAGAAATATCCTTTATACTGACCGTCTGAATAATAGGCAAATCCAAAGTTTCCAGAATTGTAATTAAAATCCTTTCTATTATCTATATGCCATACATAATTGCCTCTTCTCGGTCCAACAGGATTTATCACGATGTTATTATAAACAAAAACAGGTCCTCCCTGCCAAACCTCTATACCTCCATAATCATTTGAATTTAAAAGACAATCCTTAACTTTATTATGATGAATGAAAACTTTTATAAGAGGAACATCTCTTAAATCATGGTGTTTCCCCAGAAATACATCAATACCTCCTCCATAACATCTTTCAAGAATATTCCCTGCTATTTCTGCTGTTTCTACCGAATGAAACTCAATTGTAAAAGGTGTATAATCTCTTAACGGTCTTATTCCATCGCAGTAAAATTTATTCCTCAATACTCTAATATTTCTGACTCTGCCAAGAGGTGGTATAGTTTGTCCCCATGATTGACTATCTTTAAATTCAAGAGCATTATGGTCTGTATAAGAGAATTCATTATCTGATACTTCAATATTTTCAATTACACCACTTCCTTCTTGTGCAAAAAATCTTATACCTTTTGTTAAATATTCAAATTTACAGTGGTGTATTTTTATATTCTTGCATGTTCCTGTTGCCCTTATAGCAGAAGTATATACTTCAAATGTATCACGCCATCTCAACATAATATCTGGAAGTGAATTGTTAAATCTGAAATTTATACCAGAAATCTCTATATTTGACTGGTTTGATATTTCTAATAATGTAAATTCTTTTGCAAGTTCTATTGTTTTTGTATTCGGGTCTTCATCTTTTGGTAATCTGATATATAATCTCTTTTTTGATGTGTCATAGAAATACTCTCCCGGTGAATCAAGAAATTCAATTTTATCCTCTATAAAATATCTGCTTCCTTTAACAGGTGGTTGTCTCCATCCACTGCTAAAAGTTATTTCATTTGTTTGAGGATTGTAGTTTATAATTTTTGTAGGTGTAGGTGTAACAATTAAATTATCTCCTTCTGTCCATACGGTTGCACCTCTATAATAATTAGGGTCTGGATTTGTTAAGTTTTTTGAGTCCTTTCCTATTAAATTTCGTCCTTCCTGACGCACTCTTTCCCATGCCCACCAGTTCTTTATAACATCATCAGGGTCATTGGGGTCTTCCTCCCAGTTTGGCTGTCTGGCTATAGGAATTCTTGTTACTTTTTCTCCTTCTATAAGCCATACACTTCTTGGAATAAAATCTCCTTTTAAATCAATGTACCATATCTTATCAGATTCAGGAGCATTTAATCTTTCTGTGTTTTTCTTCCATCCACCTTCTATTTTAACAGAACCATATATATATGCCTCTCCTCTTCCCCAGTCAGGGTCAACTGTCAGTATTATTAGATTGTTTTCCTCTCCTGATTCTTTTGCTATCAATTTTCCTCTGTATATCACTCCTTTTTTAAATATATATGTATGAATCCCTTTACATTCTTTTGCTTTACCTTCTGCATTCTCGTCCCATGGGTGATGTTTCCATGGAGTATTTTTTGTAAGTCCGTCATTATTATCATTCCCATTCTCAAAATCAATATATCTTACTGATAACCCTTTTTTGAAAACAAATGGTTTCGGTTTCCATTTTATATCACCATCAGGAGTTATCTCACAGTGTCTCTCTTCCCATGAAAAATTACTCTGGGCAAAAGAAAATAAACAAAACATAAACAATAAACTTAAAACCTTCTTAATCATATTTTACCTCCTCTTTTTTAAATTATAAATTTCAACTGGATTATCATAAAAAATTCTTTTACAAAGATTTTTTGCTTCCTTTAATGTCAAATATCCTTTATCTATTTTTTCTGTTAAAACCCTCATAAGACAATCTATAACAAGGGAATACTTACCATAACTCCATTCACAGCAGTATGCATCTGTTGCGAGAAAAATCCATTTATTTGAAGGTAATGCCTCAATTCTTTCACTTATCATTCTTTCTATATAGGAAGGATAAAGATTATGCCACCAGAAACCAAGTAAAGAGACATTTGGAAGCATCCTTGCAAGTATTGTTAACTCCTGATTTAAATTTTCAACACAGTTATAAATGTTAAAATTCACTCTGTCAAATTTTTTAAATATTTTAAGAAGTGAAGGAATAGTTTTATCTGAATATATTGCAAAACTCTCTCCCAATCTTAATTTAAATCCAGTTCCTCCAAAAGCACCCCATAAAGCACCAAGATATATCTGAAATGTTATATTTTCTGACTTGAGATTGTTTAAAATTGCATCCAGAAAATAACTCATAATCTGATTCATCTCTTGATTTTCAAGATTTTCACCTTTCAAATATTTATTGTAAAGAATTTCAATTGAATTTTCCTGATGTGGTAAATATTCAAAAAGATAATCAAAAGCAACTCCAATCCCTCTATATCCAGATTTAATTATTTCTTCAATAAACTTTAAAAGTTTTTCATTTACCTCATTAAAATTTTTAGTTTTTCTGTCAGAAATAAATTCAAGAAATCCCTGTCCTAAAATTGGTCCAAAGGATAATCCTTCGGGTAAAATTTCAAAAAAATTATTTTCTCCTTTATTATATTCTTCTTTTCTTTCTCTGATTACTTTACAGCAAAAAACCTTTTCAATTCTTAATTTTTCTTTCAATATTTTATCCTTCCAGGATAGGTCTTTCCTTGTTTTTTCTATTTTCTCCTGTATTTTCATAAGAGAATCTTTATTTATTTCGTCTACACCGTATAAATCCTTGAAAATTTTTTTCACACACCAGATATTTGTTGTGTTTTCAATAAAAGTGTAGTATTTTAAGAAGTAATCAATTTTTTCTTCAAGCGTTGCTGAAGAATTAAAAAAGTTATCATCTCCTCCTGCTGAATGAAATTCTCTTCTGATAAAATGGTAAAAAATTATATCCTCTATACTTTTTGCCTGTGGAGAAAAGGGATTTAGATGGGAATGAATGTCAATAAGTGGTATATCTTTAATTTCTTCTTTAAGTTCTAACATTATTCTCTTTCTCATGTCCTCAGTCCTTTCCTTCAATTTCTTTTTTTATAATTTTTTCAAGTTGCTCAACTGTCGTTTCAAAAATTTTCCTGCCACTTTCAACAGTTGCATCTCTCGGGTCTTCTTCATCTCTTACTGTAAAATCTTCTGTCGGAGTTCCTCTAAAAGTTAAATCATCTACAATTGCAAATTTTTTATTTTTCAGTTTTTCAGGTTTTTGAGGAAGTTTTTTTAAATCAACACATTCAGGATAAATACTCATAATTGTTTCTGTTTCTTCCTTTGTTGCATGAGACCATTTTGAATTCGGGAAATTTAAAGCAGGAAAAATAGTAATAATCTTAACATCCCTTTCTCTCTCAAACTCAATTTTCAATCTTCTTATAACATTTACATGATTTTCGCCTCCATGTCCGTTCACAATAATGATGGTTTTATAATTCCACTTTTCAATCAGCATTTCAAGAATATTTCTCAATAATACTGCAAAAACTTCTTCTTTGAAATATAAACTTTTTAAAGAATTATCTGGAAAATCCATCCCTATAATATAATCATCTTCTTCAAACCCAATATTTTTAAGCATCTGTGGGCTTCTTTCTCTTTCAGTACCGATATAAAAAGTGGGAAGTACCACTCCACCAATTCTTTTTGCAAGTTCAATAGCAACATATTCTGCTCTTAAAGGATCCACTCCAAGTGGTAAATGTGGTCCATGCCATTCAAGAGGACCAATAGGTAAAAATATTATACCGTTTTCATCTCTTTCTTTTATTATTTCATCTGGTCTTAAAAACTGTATCTGTTTTTTATGGTCTTCCATAAAAATCCCTTTCTTAATTTCTACCCTTTCAGTTAATTTTAATGGAGTATATATGTTCTTTTAGAGGAGGAAAGTGGTCTATAAATTTTCCGTCTTTTATCTTTATCGTCCTGTTTTCATCTATAACTTCAACTTCTCCATCCTTTATTCCCTCAATTTTTATCTCAAATTTCCCACCTTTTATCAACTCAAGGTTCTGAGCAAAAATAAAAATCCTATCATTATACAAAGTTGCTTTGAAATGACAATTCA from bacterium includes:
- a CDS encoding LamG domain-containing protein, with amino-acid sequence MIKKVLSLLFMFCLFSFAQSNFSWEERHCEITPDGDIKWKPKPFVFKKGLSVRYIDFENGNDNNDGLTKNTPWKHHPWDENAEGKAKECKGIHTYIFKKGVIYRGKLIAKESGEENNLIILTVDPDWGRGEAYIYGSVKIEGGWKKNTERLNAPESDKIWYIDLKGDFIPRSVWLIEGEKVTRIPIARQPNWEEDPNDPDDVIKNWWAWERVRQEGRNLIGKDSKNLTNPDPNYYRGATVWTEGDNLIVTPTPTKIINYNPQTNEITFSSGWRQPPVKGSRYFIEDKIEFLDSPGEYFYDTSKKRLYIRLPKDEDPNTKTIELAKEFTLLEISNQSNIEISGINFRFNNSLPDIMLRWRDTFEVYTSAIRATGTCKNIKIHHCKFEYLTKGIRFFAQEGSGVIENIEVSDNEFSYTDHNALEFKDSQSWGQTIPPLGRVRNIRVLRNKFYCDGIRPLRDYTPFTIEFHSVETAEIAGNILERCYGGGIDVFLGKHHDLRDVPLIKVFIHHNKVKDCLLNSNDYGGIEVWQGGPVFVYNNIVINPVGPRRGNYVWHIDNRKDFNYNSGNFGFAYYSDGQYKGYFFNNIAIGKSNQLGSTLCNAAAYMEVGSYLHAYFNNFAYKFGCAFRKQPLLNGVQRAWYLGNFICDISDVVFDHQASGSSKIEQDSYDTIAYLNNILYVNNPKRGLGNFASGQRYLSKPEEFSKELLMLNGLRNEVGVVKENPPEKLEDMIKEYAKSISIKFFVPYSLYKVVGEWNFYRNRKDPSIIFGENFYYSDEYMERDMYQYVPWNNLKGMNVVEENYKAGILENWVEGALEFDGEKVYCILPDSEIKKDYSFVYTGDFKYGDIGKNSTVIYPGSKRQTVDMDRNSFVIEMVIKAEKKDGGLVEKMKDGKGYSVYLKDGGINLKLGYGQNDYFRINTESRIDDGKWHHILLEVNREEKTAKIYVDGKEAKTVKEGEIKEGSLSNNGDFIVGKGQEVGYFKGLMDYLRVSRGSLKDSETTIEEVYKWEFDGPFLYDFFGNKKF
- a CDS encoding creatininase family protein, whose amino-acid sequence is MEDHKKQIQFLRPDEIIKERDENGIIFLPIGPLEWHGPHLPLGVDPLRAEYVAIELAKRIGGVVLPTFYIGTERERSPQMLKNIGFEEDDYIIGMDFPDNSLKSLYFKEEVFAVLLRNILEMLIEKWNYKTIIIVNGHGGENHVNVIRRLKIEFERERDVKIITIFPALNFPNSKWSHATKEETETIMSIYPECVDLKKLPQKPEKLKNKKFAIVDDLTFRGTPTEDFTVRDEEDPRDATVESGRKIFETTVEQLEKIIKKEIEGKD